Proteins from one Triticum urartu cultivar G1812 unplaced genomic scaffold, Tu2.1 TuUngrouped_contig_6885, whole genome shotgun sequence genomic window:
- the LOC125531215 gene encoding alcohol dehydrogenase 3, which produces MATAGKVIKCKAAVAWEAGKPLSIEEVEVAPPHAMEVRVKILYTALCHTDVYFWEAKGQTPVFPRILGHEAGGIVESVGEGVTELVPGDHVLPVFTGECKDCAHCKSEESNLCDLLRINVDRGVMIGDGQSRFTINGKPIFHFVGTSTFSEYTVIHVGCLAKINPEAPLDKVCVLSCGISTGLGATLNVAKPKKGSTVAIFGLGAVGLAAMEGARMAGASRIIGVDLNPAKYEQAKKFGCTDFVNPKDHTKPVQEVLVEMTNGGVDRAVECTGHIDAMIAAFECVHDGWGVAVLVGVPHKEAVFKTYPMNFLNERTLKGTFFGNYKPRTDLPEVVEMYMRKELELEKFITHSVPFSQINTAFDLMLKGEGLRCIMRMDQ; this is translated from the exons ATGGCGACCGCCGGGAAGGTGATCAAGTGCAAAG CGGCGGTGGCATGGGAGGCCGGGAAGCCGCTGTCGATcgaggaggtggaggtggcgCCGCCGCACGCCATGGAGGTGCGCGTCAAGATCCTCTACACCGCCCTCTGCCACACCGACGTCTACTTCTGGGAAGCCAAG GGTCAAACTCCTGTTTTCCCTAGGATCTTAGGCCATGAAGCTGGAGG CATCGTCGAGAGTGTcggagaaggtgtgactgagctTGTGCCGGGTGACCATGTCCTCCCGGTGTTCACCGGCGAGTGCAAGGACTGTGCCCACTGCAAGTCAGAGGAGAGCAACCTTTGTGATCTCCTCAGGATCAACGTCGATCGTGGCGTGATGATCGGCGATGGGCAGTCTCGCTTCACCATCAATGGGAAGCCGATTTTCCACTTCGTCGGGACCTCCACCTTCAGCGAGTACACCGTCATCCATGTCGGTTGCCTCGCAAAGATCAACCCCGAGGCGCCCCTTGACAAAGTTTGTGTTCTCAGCTGTGGCATCTCAACTG GACTTGGTGCTACGCTCAATGTCGCAAAACCAAAAAAGGGTTCCACGGTGGCAATTTTCGGTCTTGGAGCTGTAGGACTTGCT GCCATGGAAGGGGCCAGGATGGCTGGGGCATCAAGGATCATTGGTGTGGATTTGAACCCTGCAAAATACGAACAAG CTAAGAAATTTGGATGCACGGACTTTGTGAACCCAAAGGACCACACTAAGCCCGTGCAAGAG GTGCTTGTCGAGATGACCAATGGCGGAGTCGACCGTGCGGTTGAGTGCACTGGCCACATCGATGCAATGATCGCCGCCTTCGAATGTGTCCACGAT GGGTGGGGCGTGGCCGTGCTGGTTGGCGTGCCGCACAAGGAGGCGGTGTTCAAGACCTACCCAATGAACTTCCTCAACGAGAGGACCCTGAAAGGCACCTTCTTCGGCAACTACAAGCCACGCACCGACCTCCCGGAAGTCGTCGAGATGTACATGAGGAAGGAGCTGGAGCTGGAGAAGTTCATCACGCATAGCGTGCCCTTCTCGCAGATCAACACGGCGTTCGACCTCATGCTCAAGGGGGAGGGCCTGCGCTGCATCATGAGGATGGACCAGTAG